The region CATTATATTTACACGATAAAACCTCTGCATTTCTCAGCAATCGTGAGTAAACCTGAACAATATTCCAACCTGCATTTGCAAAAGCAAATGCTAAAGAGGTTGAAACATTTCCAGCACCTATTAATACAACTTTCTTCACAAAATAAGGACTCTATGTATTATTCACAAGACGTCAGATAATTTCTGCCTGTTTGATTGCATAAAGTTAGTGCATTTAATTCTAACTAAAAAAGACATCCGGAACTACTTGTAAAGTTCCGGATGCCAACCCTCTAACCTATGTAAACCTAAACCAAAACCTAATTTCTTGAAGTATGTGAATTTATAAGAATAGAGCATATCTCATACTTTTCCTCCAGCACAAATTGCTCTATTAAATTTTCGGGCATATTAACATTATTAAACTTAATATGTCGAAAGTCAAAAACCATACCATTACTATTAGCAAAATCGCATCTTAAGGGATCTAATATTTCTGAATAATGAGCATTATTTCCATTGATAGATTCGCTATTCTTTGATAAAATATAATTTTCTGTTGCTTCGTCAATCCAAAAACCACTTGTTTCCTCAATTTTGAGCAAAGTTGCTCGGTTTATGTTTCGAAGTAAAGATCTTAATCGCAATTGAAGAATTAAAAACTCCTTATTTTCAACTTGTAACCGCTTATTAATCTCAATAAGTTCAAATAATCTTGTAGAAAAGTCACCAGACATAGATTCTGAACTCAAAGAATAAATCTCATTCTGATTACTAGCAATAACCTGACAATTATGAGCAATCCGTTCGCCCAACTCAAGAACTAATGTATTAAACAACTCGCTCATTAATAGTCCATTTACTTATAATAAATTTACAAAATAACACTGCAAATGTCAATTTTGTTTTACAACTTTTGACCAAACAATAGTTAAATTTGACTAAACAATATTTAATATGTGTTAAATATTATTGCTTGATTTTCTGAAAGTTAACATTCAACAACGATTCTGTATAGTGTTAAAAGTAATACTAGCAATTCCTCCTTATCGAGATTTTTTAATCATCAGTATAAGAATTAATCAAATTGGCGTAAATTTGTACGCTCGTTTTAACCCTTAAAACGTTAGGTGAAAAACATTTAACTTATTGATATATTAATACATAAGATTAGTGAGTAAAAATAAATTTCGCTCACTAAGAACTTTGTGTATTTTTGTAGTTATTTTAATTTCAAAAATCATATTTAAGTGCTTATTTTTTAGATAGATACAGAAAAATATGTTTAACTAAATTAATATTTTAACGGATGAAAATTCTTGTTTGTATCAGCAACGTACCGGATACCACCACCAAGGTGAAATTTGTTGATGGTAACACCAAGTTGGATGTAAACGGTATTCAATGGGTTATCAATCCTTGGGACGAACTTTCGCTTACCAGAGCATTAGAATTAAAGGATGACGCTAGTACTGGTGTAAAATCAGTTACCGTTGCTCACGTAGGTCTAGCAACTTCTGAGCCTACAATCAGAAAAGCTCTTGCGATTGGTGCCGACGAGGCTATCAGAGTTAACGCTGACCCAACCGATGCTTACAACGTTGCTGCTCAACTTGCTGAAGTTGTTAAGAAGGAACAATTCGATATTATTATGTGCGGAATTGAATCGAGCGATTTTAACAGTTCTGCTGTTGGTAGTATGCTTGCAGAATTCTTAGGTATGCCTTCGGTTTCTGCTGTATCAAGTTTAAAAATTGAGAATGGTGCTGCAGTTATCACCCGCGAAATTGATGGCGGAAAAGAGATTGTAACTGTTCCGGCTCCTTTCGTTTCAATTGTACAAAAGGGTATTGCAAAAGAGCCTAGAATTGCTGCTATGCGTGGTATTATGATGGCACGTACTAAAGTTATTAAACTTTATGAACCAGTTGCTATTGATGCATTAACCGAAACCGCAAAGTTTGAGATGCCTGTACCAAGAGCTGCATGCAAGTTTGTTGATGCTGAGAATCCAAAGCAACTAATTGAACTGCTACAGGCAGAAACCAAATTAATCTAAGTTGAACCCATTTAATTTCGAAATAATATGTCAGTACTAGTATATACCGAAAACTGGGACGGAAAATTCAAAAAATCATCATTCGAGTTGGTATCTTACGCAAGTAAGGTAGCCGAAATGATGGGAACCAGTGCTGTAGCTGTTTCAATTGGTAATGTTGACGAAGCAGAACTAAAACAACTTGGAAACTACGGCGCGCAAAAAGTTATCAGCGTAAATCAGGATAACCTTAAAACATTAGATAGTCAGGCATACACAAGCGCTATTGCCAGTGTTGCCGAGAAAATTGGTGCAAAAGTTATTGTTGTTGCTAACAACAACTCGGGTAAATCAATTGCTCCTCGCCTATCAGTAAAACTAAAAGCGGCTTTAGGTGCAGGTGTTAGCAAACTTCCTATTAGCACAAGTCCTTTCACCGTTTACAAAAGAGCATTCTCCGGTGGAGCCTATGCCGATGTGGTGCTAAAAACCGATGTGAAAATCATCACTCTAGCTCAAAACTCTTTCGATCTTATCGAAACCGCCAACAACGTGGCTATTGAGAAAATGGACGTTAACGTTGATGCTCCAAGAACTCAAGT is a window of Tenuifilaceae bacterium CYCD DNA encoding:
- the etfB gene encoding electron transfer flavoprotein subunit alpha, with product MKILVCISNVPDTTTKVKFVDGNTKLDVNGIQWVINPWDELSLTRALELKDDASTGVKSVTVAHVGLATSEPTIRKALAIGADEAIRVNADPTDAYNVAAQLAEVVKKEQFDIIMCGIESSDFNSSAVGSMLAEFLGMPSVSAVSSLKIENGAAVITREIDGGKEIVTVPAPFVSIVQKGIAKEPRIAAMRGIMMARTKVIKLYEPVAIDALTETAKFEMPVPRAACKFVDAENPKQLIELLQAETKLI
- the etfA gene encoding electron transfer flavoprotein subunit alpha; its protein translation is MSVLVYTENWDGKFKKSSFELVSYASKVAEMMGTSAVAVSIGNVDEAELKQLGNYGAQKVISVNQDNLKTLDSQAYTSAIASVAEKIGAKVIVVANNNSGKSIAPRLSVKLKAALGAGVSKLPISTSPFTVYKRAFSGGAYADVVLKTDVKIITLAQNSFDLIETANNVAIEKMDVNVDAPRTQVKEVQKQSGKLLLTDAEIVVSGGRGMKSPDNWAPIVELANLLGGATACSRPVSDEGWRPHDEHTGQTGKIIAPNLYFAVGISGATQHIAGVSSSKYIVAINNDKGAPIFEVAQYGIVGDAQKVLPQLVAAVKEIKGK